One segment of Ziziphus jujuba cultivar Dongzao chromosome 12, ASM3175591v1 DNA contains the following:
- the LOC107429598 gene encoding isoeugenol synthase 1 isoform X1, translated as MASEKSKILIFGATGYLGKYMVKASVSAGHPTFVYVRPIKPNTDPSKLQLHKQFGSMGVTIFQGELEEHEKLVDVLRQVDVVISTVAVPQHLEQFKIIKAMEEAGNIKRFVPSEFGNEVDRVSGLPPFEALLENKRKVRRATEAAGIPFTYVAANTFAAYFVDYLLHPGEKIQEVIVYGSGEAKSTYQPYAVLNYEEDVAAYTVRAATDEKVANRVIVYRPPRNIVSQLDLISAWEKKTGLTLKRTHVPEEEVIKLSETVPFPDNIPVAILHNVFIKGDQTSFELTADDLEASRLYPDYKYTSIDEFLDICLVAPPKPKLAVFA; from the exons ATGGCTTCGGAAAAGAGCAAGATTCTGATATTTGGTGCAACTGGGTATCTTGGGAAATACATGGTTAAAGCAAGTGTTTCTGCGGGTCACCCAACTTTTGTCTATGTCCGACCCATCAAACCCAATACCGATCCTTCTAAGCTTCAGCTTCACAAACAGTTTGGATCTATGGGAGTCACCATATTCCAa GGTGAATTGGAGGAGCACGAGAAGCTTGTCGATGTGCTTCGGCAAGTGGACGTGGTGATATCTACTGTGGCTGTTCCTCAACACCTTGAACAGTTCAAGATCATCAAAGCCATGGAAGAGGCTGGTAATATCAAG AGATTTGTACCATCCGAATTTGGAAACGAAGTAGACAGAGTGAGTGGTTTGCCGCCGTTTGAGGCACTGTTGGAAAACAAGAGGAAGGTGAGAAGAGCGACGGAGGCGGCCGGAATTCCATTTACTTATGTGGCGGCCAATACTTTTGCTgcttattttgttgattatttgctTCATCCCGGTGAAAAGATCCAAGAAGTCATTGTCTATGGATCCGGTGAAGCCAAGAGTACGTATCAACCTTATG CGGTTTTGAATTACGAGGAAGATGTGGCGGCGTACACGGTAAGAGCAGCAACAGATGAGAAGGTAGCCAATAGGGTTATAGTTTACAGGCCACCAAGGAATATTGTCTCTCAATTGGATCTCATCTCTGCCTGGGAGAAAAAAACTGGACTTACCCTCAAGAGAACACATGTTCCTGAAGAGGAAGTCATCAAGCTCTCTGAAA CTGTACCTTTCCCAGACAATATACCAGTTGCTATACTTCATAATGTATTCATAAAAGGAGATCAGACAAGCTTTGAACTAACCGCAGATGACTTGGAAGCTTCTAGGTTATATCCTGATTACAAGTATACTTCTATTGATGAATTCCTTGACATTTGCTTGGTTGCCCCTCCCAAGCCCAAACTAGCAGTATTTGCATGA
- the LOC132800164 gene encoding S-protein homolog 3-like, whose translation MTKLSFIIVQWLCLVAAGMIIIQGEGQSLMEKVVRVENDLGDGINLNVHCKSGDSDIGEHDLAKGQYIQWSFNCSWLGTTLFWCSMKWENVQGSFDVFDFKRDFPLCGFKCWWSIRHDAAYFYVETKDVWEKRYVWPK comes from the coding sequence ATGACCAAGctttctttcattattgttcaaTGGTTGTGTTTGGTTGCAGCTGGGATGATAATCATCCAGGGAGAGGGACAGTCACTCATGGAGAAAGTTGTGAGGGTTGAAAATGATTTGGGTGATGGAATTAACTTAAATGTTCACTGCAAATCTGGAGATTCTGACATTGGAGAGCATGATCTTGCAAAAGGTCAGTATATCCAATGGTCATTTAACTGTAGCTGGTTGGGTACTACATTGTTTTGGTGCTCCATGAAGTGGGaaaatgtgcaaggtagttttGATGTTTTCGATTTTAAAAGAGATTTTCCTTTATGTGGATTCAAATGCTGGTGGAGTATCAGACATGATGCTGCCTATTTTTATGTTGAAACTAAGGATGTTTGGGAGAAGAGATATGTTTGGCCAAAATGA
- the LOC107429598 gene encoding isoeugenol synthase 1 isoform X2, translating to MASEKSKILIFGATGYLGKYMVKASVSAGHPTFVYVRPIKPNTDPSKLQLHKQFGSMGVTIFQGELEEHEKLVDVLRQVDVVISTVAVPQHLEQFKIIKAMEEAGNIKRFVPSEFGNEVDRVSGLPPFEALLENKRKVRRATEAAGIPFTYVAANTFAAYFVDYLLHPGEKIQEVIVYGSGEAKTVLNYEEDVAAYTVRAATDEKVANRVIVYRPPRNIVSQLDLISAWEKKTGLTLKRTHVPEEEVIKLSETVPFPDNIPVAILHNVFIKGDQTSFELTADDLEASRLYPDYKYTSIDEFLDICLVAPPKPKLAVFA from the exons ATGGCTTCGGAAAAGAGCAAGATTCTGATATTTGGTGCAACTGGGTATCTTGGGAAATACATGGTTAAAGCAAGTGTTTCTGCGGGTCACCCAACTTTTGTCTATGTCCGACCCATCAAACCCAATACCGATCCTTCTAAGCTTCAGCTTCACAAACAGTTTGGATCTATGGGAGTCACCATATTCCAa GGTGAATTGGAGGAGCACGAGAAGCTTGTCGATGTGCTTCGGCAAGTGGACGTGGTGATATCTACTGTGGCTGTTCCTCAACACCTTGAACAGTTCAAGATCATCAAAGCCATGGAAGAGGCTGGTAATATCAAG AGATTTGTACCATCCGAATTTGGAAACGAAGTAGACAGAGTGAGTGGTTTGCCGCCGTTTGAGGCACTGTTGGAAAACAAGAGGAAGGTGAGAAGAGCGACGGAGGCGGCCGGAATTCCATTTACTTATGTGGCGGCCAATACTTTTGCTgcttattttgttgattatttgctTCATCCCGGTGAAAAGATCCAAGAAGTCATTGTCTATGGATCCGGTGAAGCCAAGA CGGTTTTGAATTACGAGGAAGATGTGGCGGCGTACACGGTAAGAGCAGCAACAGATGAGAAGGTAGCCAATAGGGTTATAGTTTACAGGCCACCAAGGAATATTGTCTCTCAATTGGATCTCATCTCTGCCTGGGAGAAAAAAACTGGACTTACCCTCAAGAGAACACATGTTCCTGAAGAGGAAGTCATCAAGCTCTCTGAAA CTGTACCTTTCCCAGACAATATACCAGTTGCTATACTTCATAATGTATTCATAAAAGGAGATCAGACAAGCTTTGAACTAACCGCAGATGACTTGGAAGCTTCTAGGTTATATCCTGATTACAAGTATACTTCTATTGATGAATTCCTTGACATTTGCTTGGTTGCCCCTCCCAAGCCCAAACTAGCAGTATTTGCATGA
- the LOC107429598 gene encoding isoeugenol synthase 1 isoform X4 — MASEKSKILIFGATGYLGKYMVKASVSAGHPTFVYVRPIKPNTDPSKLQLHKQFGSMGVTIFQGELEEHEKLVDVLRQVDVVISTVAVPQHLEQFKIIKAMEEAGNIKRFVPSEFGNEVDRVSGLPPFEALLENKRKVRRATEAAGIPFTYVAANTFAAYFVDYLLHPGEKIQEVIVYGSGEAKSTYQPYAVLNYEEDVAAYTVRAATDEKVANRVIVYRPPRNIVSQLDLISAWEKKTGLTLKRTHVPEEEVIKLSES, encoded by the exons ATGGCTTCGGAAAAGAGCAAGATTCTGATATTTGGTGCAACTGGGTATCTTGGGAAATACATGGTTAAAGCAAGTGTTTCTGCGGGTCACCCAACTTTTGTCTATGTCCGACCCATCAAACCCAATACCGATCCTTCTAAGCTTCAGCTTCACAAACAGTTTGGATCTATGGGAGTCACCATATTCCAa GGTGAATTGGAGGAGCACGAGAAGCTTGTCGATGTGCTTCGGCAAGTGGACGTGGTGATATCTACTGTGGCTGTTCCTCAACACCTTGAACAGTTCAAGATCATCAAAGCCATGGAAGAGGCTGGTAATATCAAG AGATTTGTACCATCCGAATTTGGAAACGAAGTAGACAGAGTGAGTGGTTTGCCGCCGTTTGAGGCACTGTTGGAAAACAAGAGGAAGGTGAGAAGAGCGACGGAGGCGGCCGGAATTCCATTTACTTATGTGGCGGCCAATACTTTTGCTgcttattttgttgattatttgctTCATCCCGGTGAAAAGATCCAAGAAGTCATTGTCTATGGATCCGGTGAAGCCAAGAGTACGTATCAACCTTATG CGGTTTTGAATTACGAGGAAGATGTGGCGGCGTACACGGTAAGAGCAGCAACAGATGAGAAGGTAGCCAATAGGGTTATAGTTTACAGGCCACCAAGGAATATTGTCTCTCAATTGGATCTCATCTCTGCCTGGGAGAAAAAAACTGGACTTACCCTCAAGAGAACACATGTTCCTGAAGAGGAAGTCATCAAGCTCTCTGAAA gCTAG
- the LOC112493055 gene encoding uncharacterized protein LOC112493055, which translates to MELEEIESDLFALKQLYRLLQNNGIDDLALENVCFLTNLEHDNRARQLLKNLLDYATERISRTHSKLMFPKSFVSQIIAAHLDVSNTSSNSYPQQAKVVQKLKPPLIPREFKAFPISTQNSGQDSERHTITLQNDEKTPNKKLQGEVLELSKPCNSCQKPESCLQKQASSKELKPFNEKARIPSKNDLQDRLLNQQANGLIELNENAVKAVKGSEKPRQKRTSEMVGNSSIGGSVGCSSTSFSTSAGKPTSAFGLTRQIGDCKFSKEVSDSINQIESEILAIKLLDPANNGSSHPALIKKGHEGGSVGGGNEALFQQASQSTRKYETSSPARTVPCKCGKPAYVSNNSFKGRLPVMDTSKQLVKGGNAAGLKFKGQRLPKPRTNPIFEPNAKDMAERMESLSRSESQNNDMMSSYVHGLRVCLSGDDPGLSPASHKKMQNNQTSRGSQIQNTSSFRGTTKKAVRSIPPLPPHSVVVSTTNVGSNLKLKPASIQGTNRKGKNKKHQMIIRPTLLEQESTNAMNRIASVTSRKKNPQYQSGLEETSSSSIPSSSSPSWTTQHDRESHDSFSQSNRSSEESSSFSHPKQSRRHRDVSPTKTFISRRRKNSKNAVGRFKRFKNKLGLIFHHHHHHHHHHHHEDGDGNDHSETSYRHNTWKHLKKIFHQTSKHDEIHGEEVPGGKYRKSAVIHKHKDGHVHALMEGLFRHLRRSKKLNRQRGGGIGGRGKVPIGHKKKVVKRLHWWQKFRNHGGVKLPNRKGRVKVGFAHKRPKIKMN; encoded by the exons atggaacttGAGGAAATAGAGTCTGATCTTTTTGCCTTGAAACAACTATATCGACTCCTTCAGAATAATGGCATCGATGACTTGGCTTTAGAAAATGTATGTTTTCTCACAAACCTAGAGCAtg ACAACAGAGCTAGACAACTATTGAAGAATCTATTGGATTATGCTACTGAAAGAATTTCAAGGACTCATTCAAAG TTAATGTTCCCTAAGTCCTTTGTGTCACAGATCATAGCAGCTCATTTAGATGTCTCAAATACGTCCTCCAATTCCTATCCTCAGCAAGCCAAAGTTGTCCAGAAGTTGAAGCCTCCTCTTATACCGCGCGAATTTAAAGCCTTTCCCATCTCAACTCAAAATTCTGGACAAGATTCTGAAAGACATACAATCACTTTGCAAAATGATGAGAAAACACCTAACAAGAAGTTACAAGGTGAAGTTTTAGAGCTCTCTAAACCCTGCAACTCATGTCAAAAACCTGAAAGTTGTCTTCAGAAACAGGCCTCATCTAAGGAGTTGAAACCGTTCAATGAGAAAGCCAGGATTCCAAGCAAAAATGACCTTCAAGATCGGCTACTTAATCAACAAGCAAATGGATTAATAGAACTGAATGAAAATGCTGTAAAGGCGGTGAAAGGCAGTGAAAAGCCAAGACAGAAAAGAACCTCTGAAATGGTTGGTAATTCAAGCATTGGTGGTTCAGTTGGATGTTCCTCTACTTCTTTTTCAACCAGTGCTGGTAAACCAACATCTGCATTTGGCCTCACTCGCCAGATAGGTGATTGTAAATTCTCAAAGGAAGTTTCTGACTCAATCAACCAAATAGAGTCGGAAATTTTGGCTATAAAACTGCTTGATCCTGCCAACAATGGTTCATCTCACCCTGCTTTGATCAAGAAAGGTCATGAAGGTGGCTCTGTTGGTGGTGGAAATGAAGCATTGTTTCAACAAGCAAGTCAATCTACTCGAAAGTATGAGACCTCAAGTCCAGCCAGAACGGTGCCTTGTAAATGTGGCAAGCCTGCATACGTTTCAAATAACTCGTTTAAGGGAAGATTACCAGTCATGGATACTTCCAAGCAACTTGTAAAGGGTGGCAATGCTGCTGGACTGAAATTTAAAGGACAAAGACTGCCAAAACCAAGAACAAATCCTATTTTTGAACCTAATGCGAAGGACATGGCAGAGAGAATGGAATCTTTGAGTCGATCAGAAAGTCAGAACAATGACATGATGTCAAGTTATGTCCATGGATTAAGGGTCTGTCTAAGTGGTGATGACCCAGGATTAAGCCCCGCTTCACATAAGAAAATGCAGAATAATCAAACTTCAAGAGGAAGTCAAATTCAGAATACATCTTCATTCAGAGGGACAACGAAGAAAGCAGTGAGATCTATACCTCCTCTGCCACCTCATTCTGTTGTAGTGTCTACAACCAATGTTGGATCTAATCTCAAGCTGAAACCGGCTTCGATACAAGGGACAAACAGGAAAGGAAAGAACAAGAAACATCAAATGATCATTAGGCCGACTCTGTTGGAGCAGGAGTCCACTAATGCCATGAACAGAATAGCTTCTGTGACCTCGAGGAAGAAGAATCCGCAATATCAGTCAGGATTGGAGGAGACTAGCTCAAGTTCAATTCCTTCATCTTCCTCTCCAAGTTGGACAACTCAACACGATAGAGAAAGTCATGATAGTTTTTCACAGAGCAATAGAAGCTCTGAGGAGAGTAGTAGTTTTTCGCATCCAAAACAAAGTCGTCGACACAGGGATGTTAGTCCAACTAAAACATTCATATCGAGGCGTCGAAAAAATTCCAAGAATGCAGTTGGAAGGTTCAAGAGGTTTAAGAACAAGCTAGGACTCATCTTCCACCAccatcatcaccatcaccatcatcaccatcatgaAGATGGTGATGGTAATGATCATTCAGAAACATCATACCGCCATAATACATGGAAGCACCTGAAGAAGATTTTCCATCAAACAAGTAAGCATGACGAAATCCATGGAGAGGAGGTGCCAGGAGGGAAATATAGAAAGTCAGCAGTCATACATAAGCACAAGGATGGACATGTTCATGCGCTCATGGAAGGTCTATTTCGACATCTTAGGCGTTCAAAGAAATTAAACAGGCAGAGAGGAGGAGGGATAGGAGGTAGGGGCAAAGTTCCAATTGGCCATAAGAAGAAGGTTGTAAAGAGGTTGCATTGGTGGCAGAAGTTTAGGAATCATGGTGGGGTGAAGCTGCCTAATAGAAAAGGGCGTGTTAAAGTTGGTTTTGCCCATAAAAGACCAAAGATTAAGATGaactaa
- the LOC107406299 gene encoding isoeugenol synthase 1, whose product MASEKSKILIFGATGYLGKYMVKASVSAGHPTFIYVRPIKPNTDPSKLQLHKEYESMGVTIFQGELEEHEKLVDVLRQVDVVISTLAAPQHLEQFKIIKAMEEAGNIKRFVPSEFGNEVDRVSGLPPFEALLENKRKVRRATEAAGIPFTYVAANSFAAYFVDYLLHPGEKIQEVIVYGSGEAKTVLNYEEDVAAYTVKAATDEKVANRVMVYRPPGNIVSQLDLISSWEKKTGLTLKRTHVPEEEIIKLSETLPFPDNIPVAILHNIFIKGDQTSFELTEDDLEASRLYPDYKYTSIDEFLDICLVAPPKPKLAAFA is encoded by the exons ATGGCTTCGGAAAAGAGCAAGATTCTGATATTTGGTGCAACTGGGTATCTTGGGAAATACATGGTTAAAGCAAGTGTTTCTGCGGGTCACCCAACTTTTATCTATGTCCGACCCATCAAACCCAATACCGATCCTTCTAAGCTTCAGCTTCACAAAGAGTATGAATCCATGGGAGTCACCATATTCCAa GGTGAATTGGAGGAGCACGAGAAGCTTGTCGACGTGCTCCGGCAAGTGGACGTGGTGATATCTACTTTGGCTGCTCCTCAACACCTTGAACAGTTCAAGATCATCAAAGCCATGGAAGAGGCTGGTAATATCAAG AGATTTGTGCCATCCGAATTTGGAAACGAAGTAGACAGAGTGAGCGGTTTGCCGCCGTTTGAGGCACTGTTGGAAAACAAGAGGAAGGTGAGAAGAGCGACGGAGGCGGCCGGAATTCCATTTACTTACGTGGCGGCCAATTCTTTTGCTgcttattttgttgattatttgctTCATCCCGGTGAAAAAATCCAAGAAGTCATTGTCTATGGATCCGGTGAAGCCAAGA CGGTTTTGAATTATGAGGAAGATGTGGCTGCGTACACAGTAAAAGCAGCAACAGATGAGAAGGTAGCCAATAGGGTGATGGTTTACAGGCCACCAGGGAATATTGTCTCTCAATTGGATCTCATCTCTTCCTGGGAGAAAAAGACTGGACTTACCCTCAAGAGAACACATGTTCCTGAAGAGGAAATCATCAAGCTCTCTGAAA CTTTACCTTTCCCAGACAATATACCAGTTGCTATACTTCacaatatattcataaaaggaGATCAGACAAGCTTTGAACTCACTGAAGATGACTTGGAAGCTTCTAGGTTATATCCTGATTACAAGTATACTTCTATTGATGAATTCCTTGACATTTGCTTGGTTGCCCCTCCCAAGCCCAAACTAGCAGCATTTGCATGA
- the LOC107429598 gene encoding isoeugenol synthase 1 isoform X3, with protein MASEKSKILIFGATGYLGKYMVKASVSAGHPTFVYVRPIKPNTDPSKLQLHKQFGSMGVTIFQGELEEHEKLVDVLRQVDVVISTVAVPQHLEQFKIIKAMEEAGNIKRFVPSEFGNEVDRVSGLPPFEALLENKRKVRRATEAAGIPFTYVAANTFAAYFVDYLLHPGEKIQEVIVYGSGEAKSTYQPYAVLNYEEDVAAYTVRAATDEKVANRVIVYRPPRNIVSQLDLISAWEKKTGLTLKRTHVPEEEVIKLSENAHLAVHMLTMSREWDGPVF; from the exons ATGGCTTCGGAAAAGAGCAAGATTCTGATATTTGGTGCAACTGGGTATCTTGGGAAATACATGGTTAAAGCAAGTGTTTCTGCGGGTCACCCAACTTTTGTCTATGTCCGACCCATCAAACCCAATACCGATCCTTCTAAGCTTCAGCTTCACAAACAGTTTGGATCTATGGGAGTCACCATATTCCAa GGTGAATTGGAGGAGCACGAGAAGCTTGTCGATGTGCTTCGGCAAGTGGACGTGGTGATATCTACTGTGGCTGTTCCTCAACACCTTGAACAGTTCAAGATCATCAAAGCCATGGAAGAGGCTGGTAATATCAAG AGATTTGTACCATCCGAATTTGGAAACGAAGTAGACAGAGTGAGTGGTTTGCCGCCGTTTGAGGCACTGTTGGAAAACAAGAGGAAGGTGAGAAGAGCGACGGAGGCGGCCGGAATTCCATTTACTTATGTGGCGGCCAATACTTTTGCTgcttattttgttgattatttgctTCATCCCGGTGAAAAGATCCAAGAAGTCATTGTCTATGGATCCGGTGAAGCCAAGAGTACGTATCAACCTTATG CGGTTTTGAATTACGAGGAAGATGTGGCGGCGTACACGGTAAGAGCAGCAACAGATGAGAAGGTAGCCAATAGGGTTATAGTTTACAGGCCACCAAGGAATATTGTCTCTCAATTGGATCTCATCTCTGCCTGGGAGAAAAAAACTGGACTTACCCTCAAGAGAACACATGTTCCTGAAGAGGAAGTCATCAAGCTCTCTGAAA ACGCCCACTTGGCTGTCCACATGTTAACAATGTCAAGGGAGTGGGACGGACCTGTTTTTTAA